From the genome of Biomphalaria glabrata chromosome 1, xgBioGlab47.1, whole genome shotgun sequence, one region includes:
- the LOC106051061 gene encoding uncharacterized protein LOC106051061, whose translation MMAGLGVLLCVLMSLVHIQAVEVCVKVGPCSCTYADKHIDLSPLAQNPGPRFKDMYDQYYNNRFSYNPCIAFTESTCANMAVCQLNLQGQYFPCGSQESSVFVSSDVGVTLQYSYHDGAVTRTSNVELVCATDDTVSLEILGENPSLFYSFKLHSKACCPQDGALSAIVTGISVGTVLVIIFFSALVLYLLVGVSFQKFARKASGKEVIPNYTFWSGFPGLVKEGACFVVTRGKGRSGYDKV comes from the exons ATGATGGCTGGACTGGGAGTACTACTATGTGTTTTGATGAGTCTAGTTCACATCCAGGCTGTTGAAGTTTGTGTTAAAGTGGGGCCTTGCTCTTGTACATACGCGGACAAACATATAGATCTGAGCCCCTTGGCTCAAAACCCTGGGCCCAG GTTCAAGGACATGTATGACCAATACTACAATAATCGATTCTCTTACAATCCTTGTATCGCATTCACAGAGAGCACGTGCGCCAACATGGCG GTATGTCAACTAAACCTTCAAGGACAATATTTCCCCTGTGGGTCCCAAGAATCAAGTGTCTTCGTGAGCTCAGACGTGGGCGTCACCCTTCAATATTCATATCATGATGGCGCTGTCACAAG AACTAGTAATGTAGAGCTGGTGTGTGCAACAGACGACACAGTTAGTCTAGAAATTCTGGGAGAGAATCCTTCGTTATTTTAC AGCTTCAAGTTACACAGCAAGGCCTGTTGCCCACAAGATGGCGCGTTGTCTGCCATAGTAACAGGAATCTCTGTTGGGACTGTCTTGGTCATCAT ATTTTTCTCAGCTCTAGTTTTGTATCTTCTGGTCGGAGTTTCATTCCAAAAATTTGCCCGTAAAGCAAGTGGCAAGGAAGTGATACCAAACTATACATTTTGGTCAGGATTTCCCGGTTTAGTTAAG GAAGGAGCCTGTTTTGTCGTCACTCGAGGGAAAGGGAGGTCAGGATATGATAAGGTTTAA